In a genomic window of Pseudomonadota bacterium:
- a CDS encoding DUF4406 domain-containing protein, producing MRDLQPRHGVAERHVDGVDQADEEGAPLHHRPLPALRHRRRRRQPRHREARRGTVAGGLGARPTPRRGAPVTNAPPLIYVAGPYRAATTWQIDRNITNARVWGAKLAGWGAYPVIPHSNTAHMDGVADDSLWLAGTMELLRRCDGAIFIEGWLDSSGAKQEWAEASRLNLRRVDARSLSESDIEEWVKDVRKTKKVTP from the coding sequence GTGCGTGACCTGCAACCGCGTCATGGTGTCGCTGAACGACACGTCGACGGCGTGGATCAAGCAGACGAAGAAGGAGCACCCCTGCACCATCGTCCGCTGCCCGCTCTGCGGCACCGTCGTCGCCGACGTCAACCGAGGCATCGAGAAGCACGCCGAGGAACCGTGGCCGGGGGACTTGGCGCTCGACCTACCCCACGACGAGGAGCACCTGTGACCAATGCACCGCCTCTGATCTACGTCGCTGGCCCGTACCGCGCCGCGACAACGTGGCAGATCGATCGAAACATCACGAACGCCCGCGTGTGGGGCGCGAAGTTGGCGGGGTGGGGCGCGTACCCCGTCATCCCGCACAGCAACACCGCGCACATGGACGGCGTCGCCGACGACTCGCTGTGGCTCGCCGGGACGATGGAACTTCTGCGCCGCTGCGACGGCGCGATCTTCATCGAGGGCTGGCTGGATTCTTCGGGCGCGAAGCAAGAGTGGGCCGAGGCGTCGCGCTTGAACTTGCGGCGCGTGGATGCGCGCAGCCTGTCCGAGTCTGACATCGAGGAATGGGTCAAGGACGTGCGAAAGACGAAGAAGGTGACGCCGTGA